In Microplitis mediator isolate UGA2020A chromosome 9, iyMicMedi2.1, whole genome shotgun sequence, the DNA window TTGTAACTGTTTTAAAAGTGAATACTGCGAGAAAAGTTATGCGTAATTAGATGTTATCATATCACACTAAACGCACTAATGACAGTACAGTCGACTTTCTCTAAAGGTTCTCTGCCTAAAGGTTCCCGCTGTCTATAGGTTCCAGGATACATTGCTTAAAGGTTCCCGGATATTCCCCCACCCGCTTTCTCGAGTGACGAATCACAATTCAGTTTTCAAGCGCTAACTTTAAATACACGtttttttgaggttatgtTTACTGCGCAATGTGTTCGTTTTAGCGTGCGCCTCGGCGCTCGAGGGGAATATATTGTAGGGGAAGTGCTGATGGTGGGGAGagaacctttaggcaatgGTTCTGTCCCGACGTGGAACCTTTAGACAGAGTCGACTGTAAAGTATCAGCGTGCGAAAATATTAGACCATTAGTGGTTTATTagtacacggtaagaaatgcatggtGTTCtacaccatgctggtatggttTTAAGACAGAAACTTAAATAGtttgtgaaatattccaagacagtattgtaacgagacccagaagtatggcgttattcaCTATAatgtatagtactggagctattgtattgctcgcACGTATGCATAGGAGGCACGGCGAAACACCATGGCCCTGAGAGCCATACTAATATGCCGTGtgcacaatgctactagtttttcccgccataatttttGGCGTGTtgatcaatgtatactatcgtattaccgccaaaactatatagatgtcgttagactaggcttatcggccagaagcaatCTGGATACGGTAATGCAGtgtgggcctgacggccatactgacaatGCAGAGTTCGCCACAACTAtcgccaatgttactattctcgcaatggttgaatcatccaggcaatcaattttataacctatgaAAATATCCGATACCATACAGTTTGGCGTTCGAGCCCATgctggcatagtgatatccgcaaaatatttcttaacgTCTATTGTCCAATAGTGGTCATTAGTATTTTTCCGTGAGGGTAATGTGTCCATAagaaataatagtatattacatacctaggccagtaaaataagataaGTGTCAGAgtacatgtaattgttggccgaggctaAGCCGAGGTTGACAAACATGTGGGCTGAAGCTTTCTTATTTACcggccaaggtgcgtatactattcTTCCGCTCGACGAAGTCGGAAAGTTGCCACTTCGTTCAGGGCAGAAGCCCGAAAAGTGCCACTTTCCGATcggagggcagaaaaaattataaattcattggAAAAAATCATTGTCCCGATGAAtgattatttacataattttaatcattaattaatgataggtgttgaaaacaaattaaaattcattattttttcgatgtgcaaataaaaatttcataaaatatgtaGGTCAGTGAATGTTATTCTGCAAATCAATTTCTCGCACAGCAACAATGTTTGGAAGGGGCAGTTGACAACAGGCGAAGAAATAGTGCATGTGCATTAAATTAGAAGCTCACACATGCAACAATCGAATTGCGGATGGACACGTATCCTTTGCAACAACGTAAAAGGGATCattactcatttatttattttactgcgTCAGTTACAGGTAAAAAGTCAAAGAGACCAGACGCATATTTAACAGGCATccatttattgattttactcagtagtttaataaatagtaaaatttaaaatgttaatttatttgaaaattcaaatgatcTAACGATATCACAATGAGGTGGAAAGCGAAGataattttgtgttttttattCGTGAGTGCCATCGAAAGCTATGACATCAAGATTCCGGTTCTTCCAGCACCGGAAAGTTCTCCCGTCACACACAACCACACGGTAATtgatttgaattataattaacctggaaatatttaaataatttaataattccatatttatttttctttacagCGGCAATTGCTGGAATTGTGTTTTTCTGATCAACTCAATCCTGTGGTGATCGATTCAAGTTTGATTAATATCGTGCATGGAATTACAAGCAATGAAGATAGAATTATCTCTGTTATCTcaatagataaaaattaccatGGTCCCGGAGATGGTGATGAAAAATCCGATTTCATAGTATATCCTTCTTATCCGACGTTCGTTTTCTCAGCTGAGACGGTCTATAGACGGtcagaatttttattgaatttacaaaGTAATTTAGTCAAGATAAATTATTGGAATCCCGAGTTGTCATCTTTTCTTGTGATCGGAAACAAGTGCAGCGATGCACTGCAAAAATTGACAACTATGTTGAAATGCGACGCGTTAAAATCATACTATATATGCCTCAATGACATCGACAACAGTACGAGTATCTACACTCTGAATCCTTACGCTGACCGGGCACCGAAACCATGGCAGAAAGTTGAAGGACCGAAAGAACCGTATTCTGGATCAACGCTTTTTAAGATGTCGATCATTAACGGTAAGAACCCATGTAGAAATCTTATAGCACTTTCGCCCGAATCTAGTCACAAGTACTTTAGTTGTCGACGTTTTTCTATAACTACGGCTCTTTTAGATTGAAAACTTTGATAAAATCTGGTTAAATGTCAATCGGATGTATatcagattcaatcggaaacaaaaattcgatCAGAATCACTCAAACGCGTTCCGAAGTATCTTATTGAAGTTCAACCGgtcttagtaaaaaaaaaatctctctaTCGATGACCCTGCGGGCAAGCCTTAAAACCTTCCGCTTttttcaagctcaaggagctcaaaAAGATTGTTGTAAATAGATttccgagctcgaaaatacttttgtatgccattgttttcgaaaaaaactgttttttagaatttctttctcccacgatgtCTCACAAacaaattgaccgattttgatggttgaggcggcaatcgacgcgttttattaagttctagagctgattagattttgcaGTCGATCATTCGAGTTGATTCTAagaaatcaatgaaaaactaaaaaaaaaattttttttttcgtaattcgccaatattctcgagtctacttgatcaaatgatctgaaatttccaGGAAAATTGATGaccaacaagctcttttgaTTGTCGCCTTAACTATTTGAATCggttcattatttaaaaaactacaaagagtttacatacatacacacacacctATACATaaagacactcggacatcattctgaaaaaaGTCAGAATAATTTCCAAGGACCTCAAAACATCAAGATCcaatgaaaactcgattttcgataATCGGAGTggaaacaataacttcccgcccgggtcaaaaaattagatctgttttaaaataaatgataaattcaaatattttttctttaattcaggtttataaatcgtatttattttatataagaatttaatctgtttctGCCCGTACTATTCTTTATCTAGCccactatcagacttattttcgtatgatatttagtctgttttaaatcgcgcttagactaaaaacagacttttttattataattattggtctgtgttcaattgtttttaaggacaaaaacagactttattttctataatattcAGTCTGTGTTcgattgtttttaaggacaaatacaggactttttataaacataaataataataatcgagatttcttaatttattttaattttcttggtatttaaaacatgctaatgcgcttccataataagatgtcacagagagaaaatgttggctcgaaacctaccaatttttacaatgctgtcgactcaacttgaaacagggagtaaagcatccaagaaattatcgtgctcttacaaaaaatgattatactgtatcacattacttattacgcgcgagaaacttatcgatgagcttcaatatcaattacttccatacattataataattttgatgcagcataataattttttataagggcatagtaattttttggatactttactttctgtttcaagtttggtcgacagcataataaaaattggtagattgcgagccaacatttttctccgtagcacaaaaattttgatgttttcttatgccaaaatattttcaattttatccagtgaataaaagaaaattcttgacatttcaagagttgttttatcacttttattcaatgatctaaatattcaatgaagacaactaaaaaattaagctgtcaaattttcattaactgccgacatttttaaacaaaagatagtaaataaatagtaaataaaacaatcaattctgcaacttaatattttttcataaatattgcccataaataaaaattttacaagtccatgatttaatctagttttgtcctagtaaattttcagaactaaaattttttaaagttcacgaattaatctaatttagtctgctcgtaatgcgtttgttttttaaagtagcaggtcgaaaacagcttaaaattttcataaaagatcaaaatcagatcaaatagtccaatcagactaaaatcaggtcaaatttttcgacccgggccaatttttttctaaatcattaattttcttagtgAGAAGTCAAAAAAATGCTCACTATTTTCCGATTAAATCCGACGGAAATTCTTAAATCAGATCGAATCAGATTAAATTgggaaacaataaatttaatctgaTCCAGTTCGACAACatgaattttcttttgaacgaCTGGTCGATTTCCGCTCAACTGTCAATCGGATTCATTCGAAATTCTCGGATTAAAACTGATCGGAAGATAATGAGAAATTCGAAATAATTTCCtgggattttatatattccgagtttcaaaatatcatgcaattttataaaatttcacaaaattttatacgcTTTTATTATTCCATGAGACTGGATTTGAATTCCATGAAATTTCacctaattttataaaatgtcagcgaatttttgaaactaaaaCAAATtaccatttaattttatggaatgaaatttcatacatttcTGCAAAATATTACCTAATTATATCCACACTAAAACCAAGTATTCTGTCGAAGTTAACACACTtgccaaataaaattaaaacgtgATAAGTGAACGATAGATATATAACACACCGTGAAATGTGTTTCAAGTCACTACAAAAAACTGTAGTTTTTCTGATGGCCTTAAACATAGAACACATTTTTCGCGGGCAGTCTTAAATAAAGAATTGTATAAAACCATTGTGTGGCATCTAACAGCATTTATTATAAGCACTCAGTATATTAACTGACTATTAATgtttattgaattttctaactacatattgtttttcttttttgttttgcAGACACAAACATTTGCTCAAGTATGACGTttgacaaaacaaaatttcttgacgGGCACAAACTTTGGGTAcgcaattttttatacaagcGAAAAggtaatttacttaaaaaatcattaactTTTTACGAGAACTTATTCTCGGAGATGAACGTCACACTAGTTAATTCTACATTCCACAGAAACGTTGATCAAGTGGCTATTTTGAATGCTATAGAACTATTTTCAGACATGGTGGTAGATTATAACATTATTCCATATTTTGCTCAAGAAGGCTACATCATAATAACACAGAAACAAAGTTTCATACCCACCTTCGATCAGGTTATTGACAGTTTCTTTACTCGAGAAAGAATAGCTATGTCGTGCgttattttgacatttttttttctaatgatgCTTCTGAACCACAAATACGATTTTAATGCGGCAGTGTTAGATCTTTTGTCATTTCTTCTCGACATGGGAATATCGTCTCCAATGCTTAGAGTATCGATGCGCATAACGTTCATGACCGCATCTTTATTTGCATTGATGTTCAATCCGGTGTTCCAGGGACAACTCACTTCTTTCTTGTCTAGACCGGGACATGGAAATGTCGAGACGCTTCAAGACTTACGTGATAACAATTATCACGTTTATTTCACAACTAAAGCAGTCGACGACGAATTATATTATAGTAACATATGGGataaaaattcttctgaaaAGTATTTGCATTATTCGAGGTTTTTAGACCGGAATATCTGCGCTGACAACGTGAATAGAAACTCTTCCATAGCATGTGTATTCGATGCTACGGAATTTGAACACATTGATCCAAATACACACATTTCTAAacctttttcttataaataccGTGTGTCTGTGACTGAAAAAGGTCATCCactaaatagaaaaataaataaaatagcgTTGAAGTTGTTTGAAACCGGTCATTTAAGTCATGGTGAGAGACGCGATCTTCACAGGATTTTGTTGGCACGTAAAAAGAAACTAAACAGAATCAATGCGTTACGAAAGTATAATCAATTGGATCTTGAAGACTTTAGATTAGCTTACATTGCGGTAGTACTTGCTTTCGCATGGGCAATCCTCGTTTTTGGTATCGAAGTAACGTTCAGAAAATTAGAAACGCGTTTAAATAGACGGTCAAAAGAACGGGAGTTGAGGAAATTAACGATTAGACGGCAAATCATGTCTACTGCTAATAGAATTAATAGTctcattcaataattttaatccttGATGTAATATACAACGTGAGTCATTTTGCCaccaattattcatttatcgaTTGACGTGTGCCGTGTTTCTACGATGAGTTCGCTTTTTAGTGAAGCAATTAAATGTTTCAATAACTTAGGACTCCGAGATCgtataaaaattctaattttataaGTGATCGCTATGTAGGGAAATTTGGTGCATATTTCGTTTGAAAGATTATTACGTTGATAAAAGAAATCTTATATTTGTCAACAAAAACTCTGATATTACTTTATGTACATTTTGTCATGCATTTATTCATCTAAATTTCGCATTAATTACTCAAgcgtaataattaatgtaatcgCTTTTTGTACATGAATCGATTTGAAACtatcttataattttatttgtgacaataattgatgcactgagaaaaaagttttctcatgacaactaaattttagttatgacaagaaaataatttgattgcCCATttccaatcatatatttggttgttttaaataaatattttataatccacCAACAAAACGAATCAttagaaactataaaatatttagtaaagattATTACGCGTTTAGTAGCaagcataaaatcaaattgattagctgtagaatttataaagtagtcataatgaaatatatgagtgatcaTTATAGAAAATGAGctagtattaataattaaatattattttaaaatgacagaatatttatttcacaCTATGACCAAAATTGTTCAGgaaaaacattaatattaaacattaatcCTATAGTGTAATACAGATACAGGATACCCCTatattactatcaaaaattttcagcggGTAATCCGTCCCATAGATGCTTTAAGTTAGAAATATAAtaactctgaaataagtttcttaccaggaaCACTACAagtggtgggcgcgatctagtggcgagcaacGAACTACtctcgctgctgctgcctaacaccataacttttaaatcaataatcattaggttcaaatatatcgcgtgcttaaaaataaaagggcTTATAGCTAAGGGTTAATAGGGATTTGTGGtgaaagggcgtataaaaaaaattttttttgccattcggtttgaaattgtctgaaacgtaaaaatttgtggaaaaaaaaaaattggtatccTAAAGGTGAAAGGGCGTATCTCAAGACATACGCCCTTTCACCTTTAAGAAAAGTACTAGttaaaggtaaaagggcgcataaaaaaaaattgtattttttataccaaatGTTGAACAACGCGTTACTAGAatcaaaagggcgtataaaaaaaatttttgtcgctccaatcaatgtaaaaattttgaaaacattaaaatctatggaaaaaacaaaaaaaaaaaattttttttgttatacgtTCTTTTgggtttaagaaaaattttttttaaagtcataaGGGCGTATTCTGTTTTTTCGGTGGTTATCAATTATAGGTCAGAGTAAGAAAAACAATTGCAagggtaataaaaattatcactcCATAACTTAATTTATctgaacaaatatttattcaagtaaaaaaccaaatttcttcatttaattttgatcGAATCTTAagtttgttataatttttttaattcaacgattgatgtaaaaaatatgtgcaattcgagaatgaaaaaaatgcatttaaaaaattctaaattctATGAGTGCAGTGAAAATTGATTTaaccaaattaataaaatgtacttttagattttttaatttttcaaagttgcattttttcatttttcaatcaaggtttcattttctattttatgttttttttttttttatttcatcggTACTATCAAAGTCCAGTTTTCAGCGATGATaagagtttataaatttattcattattatcaagttatgttctaaaaaaaattaaaaaatcttttattttataatcttaGGTACAGATGATCCTGACGATGGCGATGACCATCTCTGGTCATATGATGGTCTATAACTGATactaaatcgaaaaaacaggatacgcccttatgactttgaaaaaattttttcttaaattttaatgtt includes these proteins:
- the LOC130674250 gene encoding uncharacterized protein LOC130674250 is translated as MLKCDALKSYYICLNDIDNSTSIYTLNPYADRAPKPWQKVEGPKEPYSGSTLFKMSIINDTNICSSMTFDKTKFLDGHKLWVRNFLYKRKGNLLKKSLTFYENLFSEMNVTLVNSTFHRNVDQVAILNAIELFSDMVVDYNIIPYFAQEGYIIITQKQSFIPTFDQVIDSFFTRERIAMSCVILTFFFLMMLLNHKYDFNAAVLDLLSFLLDMGISSPMLRVSMRITFMTASLFALMFNPVFQGQLTSFLSRPGHGNVETLQDLRDNNYHVYFTTKAVDDELYYSNIWDKNSSEKYLHYSRFLDRNICADNVNRNSSIACVFDATEFEHIDPNTHISKPFSYKYRVSVTEKGHPLNRKINKIALKLFETGHLSHGERRDLHRILLARKKKLNRINALRKYNQLDLEDFRLAYIAVVLAFAWAILVFGIEVTFRKLETRLNRRSKERELRKLTIRRQIMSTANRINSLIQ